A stretch of Gallus gallus isolate bGalGal1 chromosome 2, bGalGal1.mat.broiler.GRCg7b, whole genome shotgun sequence DNA encodes these proteins:
- the LOC121109803 gene encoding uncharacterized protein LOC121109803 isoform X1, with the protein MDPHHIRTDSFEHVYLDSHELQCPELHEEKEQKPENLNTKEPSPKNILKEQRAKRGCVCHAVPAAARTRLVPQGQRSGRSPPLVLWVQQHSAAPGPAPQNCASAAGTGPEHGRSLLPVPPPQKQDPHVERVQTTQHGDVNHIRAGVLLLLRQAWPFAAHERCAGVEEQGCPRVAPGLQPCPTDSSTRASAWPAPGPSVCPEPTPACLGAEGRHLHTPPPPPWAVAILSQSVPGSGHCDPRGCERNKGCQALAVRQCDLARVVRGACRGVSPALPEQELCKCSLSTCAMCSRTWGAPIFREPACMLCGQTDADPDICGSKQLDFGMCAHAFCMAFSNGLFQQATIVGRTAEVSPEDVQRVVREAERKHCFICGETGAPITCAEAGCEHSFHLPCAREGDCVTQYFGEYSSFCQKHSPKQAAEVAPAQDTNCIICMEPVGDKKSYHTLVCPACKHAWFHRACIQGQAIRAGVNCFQCPLCRDADAFLSDMLVMGIRIPLSGPMWEDGNAYASLGLRHGRCDASECLSPQGRGQAEEEGPWELLLCSSCAAEGTHRRCSYLSNNADAWECKACAGMGTASSVISEVTGPSTASQRGLLPSHGSTAPESGSSSTASLAPSGPVHSSQVPESGSLSSQLGTGHGDDDIYNHPQRCRGSSRAAASSGAADRCTPTSASQRASLSSRASLAVGSRRSRQGERTRTRSRSPIQSQAPDSHSHPQRCSRRSRAPAPRAEGGSQLNTRRGALGSSRDSTAAHQRSQSRQREQARARSRSPVGRGPAESRGQLQRHHRSQSRR; encoded by the exons GAGGCTGTGTGTGTCACgcagttcctgcagcagcacgaACACGCCTGGTTCCACAGGGGCAGCGATCAGGGAGAAGCCCACCCCTCGTCCTGTGggtgcagcagcactcagcagcaccaggccccgCTCCCCAGAactgtgcttctgcagcagggacaggCCCTGAGCACGGGCGTTCTCTGCTGCCAGTGCCCCCGCCGCAGAAACAAGATCCCCACGTTGAGCGTGTTCAGACAACACAACATGGCGATGTCAACCACATTCGGGCTggtgtcctgctgctgctccggCAGGCCTGGCCCTTTGCTGCCCATGAGCGCTGTGCCGGGGTGGAAGAGCAAGGCTGCCCTCGGGTggctccagggctgcagccctgcccaaCGGACAGCTCCACTCGGGCCTCTG catggCCAGCACCCGGCCCCTCGGTCTGCCCAGAGCCGACGCCTGCCTGCTTGGGTGCCGAGGGCCGCCACCTTCAcaccccccctccgcccccctgGGCGGTGGCGATTCTGTCACAGTCGGTGCCAGGGAGCGGCCACTGTGACCCACGGGGCTGCGAGCGCAACAAAGGCTGCCAAGCTCTGGCCGTGCGTCAGTGCGACCTGGCAAG AGTTGTCAGAGGAGCGTGCAGAGGAGTAAGCCCAGCGCTGCCGGAGCAGGAACTCTGCAAGTGCTCGCTGTCGACGTGCGCCATGTGCTCAAGGACGTGGGGGGCTCCCATCTTCAGGGAGCCAG CGTGCATGCTGTGCGGCCAGACAGATGCCGACCCGGACATCTGTGGGTCCAAGCAGCTGGACTTTGGGATGTGTGCCCATGCGTTCTGTATG GCATTTTCCAACGGCCTTTTCCAGCAGGCCACAATAGTGGGCAGAACTGCAGAGGTGTCCCCTGAAGACGTCCAACGCGTAGTCCGGGAGGCAGAGCGGAAG cactgcttcatCTGTGGCGAGACGGGGGCCCCCATCACCTGTGCAGAGGCGGGCTGTGAACACAGTTTCCATCTCCCCTGCGCCCGGGAGGGTGACTGTGTCACCCAGTACTTTGGAGAGTACAG TTCATTCTGCCAGAAGCACAGCCCTAAGCAGGCTGCGGAGGTGGCTCCAGCGCAGGATACCAACTGCATTATCTGCATGGAGCCAGTGGGGGACAAGAAGTCCTACCACACCCTGGTGTGCCCAGCCTGCAAACACGCCTGGTTCCACCGGGcctgcatccag GGACAGGCCATCCGTGCAGGCGTTAACTGCTTTCAGTGCCCCCTCTGCCGAGATGCGGATGCCTTTCTATCCGACATGCTCGTCATGGGCATCCGAATCCCTCTCAG CGGACCAATGTGGGAGGACGGCAACGCATACGCATCGCTGGGATTGAGACACGGGCGCTGCGATGCCAGCGAGTGCCTTTCCCCACAGGGCAGGGGgcaggcagaggaagaggg gccctgggagctgctcctgtgcagctcctgtgctgcgGAAGGCACTCACCGGCGCTGCTCCTACCTGAGCAACAACGCAGACGCTTGGGAGTGCAAAGCCTGTGCTGGCATGGGCACCG CCTCCAGTGTCATCTCAGAGGTCACCGGCCCCAGCACCGCCAGCCAACGTggtctgctgccatcccacgGCTCCACAGCACCCGAGAGcggcagctccagcacagccagcctggcACCATCAGGGCCGGTTCACAGCTCCCAGGTGCCTGAGAGCGGCAGCCTGTCCAGCCAGCTTGGGACAGGCCATGGGGATGATGACATCTACAATCATCCCCAACGTTGCCGTGGGAGCAGCCGAGCTGCGGCTTCATCGGGTGCTGCTGATAGATGCACCCCAACATCTGCCAGTCAAAGGGCATCGCTGTCCTCAAGGGCTTCCCTGGCAGTTGGCAGCCGCAGGTCCAGACAGGGAGAGCGGACTCGGACACGAAGCCGCTCTCCAATACAATCTCAGGCCCCGGATTCCCACAGCCATCCCCAAAGGTGCTCCAGGAGGAGCCGTGCACCAGCTCCAAGGGCTGAGGGTGGCTCCCAGCTCAACACCAGACGGGGAGCACTGGGGTCTTCAAGGGATTCCACCGCGGCTCATCAGAGAAGCCAGTCCAGGCAGCGTGAGCAGGCCCGGGCAAGAAGCCGCTCCCCTGTGGGCCGTGGGCCTGCAGAATCCCGGGGCCAGCTCCAAAGACACCACAGGAGCCAGTCCAGGCGATGA
- the LOC121109982 gene encoding PHD finger protein 7-like → MCSRTWGAPIFREPACMLCGQTDADPDICGSKQLDFGMCAHAFCMAFSNGLFQQATIVGRTAEVSPEDVQRVVREAERKHCFICGETGAPITCAEAGCEHSFHLPCAREGDCVTQYFGEYSSFCQKHSPKQAAEVAPAQDTNCIICMEPVGDKKSYHTLVCPACKHAWFHRACIQGQAIRAGVNCFQCPLCRDADAFLSDMLVMGIRIPLSGPMWEDGNAYASLGLRHGRCDASECLSPQGRGQAEEEGPWELLLCSSCAAEGTHRRCSYLSNNADAWECKACAGMGTASSVISEVTGPSTASQRGLLPSHGSTAPESGSSSTASPAPSGPVHSSQVPESGSLSSQLGTGHGDDDIYNHPQRCRGSSRAAAPSGAADRCTPTSASQRASLSSRASLAVGSRRSRQGERTRTRSRSPIQSQAPDSHSHPQRCSRRSRAPAPRAEGGSQLNTRRGALGSSRDSTAAHQRSQSRQREQARARSRSPVGRGPAESRGQLQRHHRSQSRR, encoded by the exons ATGTGCTCAAGGACGTGGGGGGCTCCCATCTTCAGGGAGCCAG CGTGCATGCTGTGCGGCCAGACAGATGCCGACCCGGACATCTGTGGGTCCAAGCAGCTGGACTTTGGGATGTGTGCCCATGCGTTCTGTATG GCATTTTCCAACGGCCTTTTCCAGCAGGCCACAATAGTGGGCAGAACTGCAGAGGTGTCCCCTGAAGACGTCCAACGCGTAGTCCGGGAGGCAGAGCGGAAG cactgcttcatCTGTGGCGAGACGGGGGCCCCCATCACCTGTGCAGAGGCGGGCTGTGAACACAGTTTCCATCTCCCCTGCGCCCGGGAGGGTGACTGTGTCACCCAGTACTTTGGAGAGTACAG TTCATTCTGCCAGAAGCACAGCCCTAAGCAGGCTGCGGAGGTGGCTCCAGCGCAGGATACCAACTGCATTATCTGCATGGAGCCAGTGGGGGACAAGAAGTCCTACCACACCCTGGTGTGCCCAGCCTGCAAACACGCCTGGTTCCACCGGGcctgcatccag GGACAGGCCATCCGTGCAGGCGTTAACTGCTTTCAGTGCCCCCTCTGCCGAGATGCGGATGCCTTTCTATCCGACATGCTCGTCATGGGCATCCGAATCCCTCTCAG CGGACCAATGTGGGAGGACGGCAACGCATACGCATCGCTGGGATTGAGACACGGGCGCTGCGATGCCAGCGAGTGCCTTTCCCCACAGGGCAGGGGgcaggcagaggaagaggg gccctgggagctgctcctgtgcagctcctgtgctgcgGAAGGCACTCACCGGCGCTGCTCCTACCTGAGCAACAACGCAGACGCTTGGGAGTGCAAAGCCTGTGCTGGCATGGGCACCG CCTCCAGTGTCATCTCAGAGGTCACCGGCCCCAGCACCGCCAGCCAACGTggtctgctgccatcccacgGCTCCACAGCACCCGAGAGcggcagctccagcacagccagcccgGCACCATCAGGGCCGGTTCACAGCTCCCAGGTGCCTGAGAGCGGCAGCCTGTCCAGCCAGCTTGGGACAGGCCATGGGGATGATGACATCTACAATCATCCCCAACGTTGCCGTGGGAGCAGCCGAGCTGCGGCTCCATCGGGTGCTGCTGATAGATGCACCCCAACATCTGCCAGTCAAAGGGCATCGCTGTCCTCAAGGGCTTCCCTGGCAGTTGGCAGCCGCAGGTCCAGACAGGGAGAGCGGACTCGGACACGAAGCCGCTCTCCAATACAATCTCAGGCCCCGGATTCCCACAGCCATCCCCAAAGGTGCTCCAGGAGGAGCCGTGCACCAGCTCCAAGGGCTGAGGGTGGCTCCCAGCTCAACACCAGACGGGGAGCACTGGGGTCTTCAAGGGATTCCACCGCGGCTCATCAGAGAAGCCAGTCCAGGCAGCGTGAGCAGGCCCGGGCAAGAAGCCGCTCCCCTGTGGGCCGTGGGCCTGCAGAATCCCGGGGCCAGCTCCAAAGACACCACAGGAGCCAGTCCAGGCGATGA
- the LOC121109992 gene encoding PHD finger protein 7-like isoform X2 gives MCSRTWGAPIFREPACMLCGQTDADPDICGSKQLDFGMCAHAFCMAFSNGLFQQATIVGRTAEVSPEDVQRVVREAERKHCFICGETGAPITCAEAGCEHSFHLPCAREGDCVTQYFGEYSSFCQKHSPKQAAEVAPAQDTNCIICMEPVGDKKSYHTLVCPACKHAWFHRACIQGQAIRAGVNCFQCPLCRDADAFLSDMLVMGIRIPLSGPMWEDGNAYASLGLRHGRCDASECLSPQGRGQAEEEGPWELLLCSSCAAEGTHRRCSYLSNNADAWECKACAGMGTASSVISEVTGPSTASQRGLLPSHGSTAPESGSSSTASPAPSGPVHSSQVPESGSLSSQLGTGHGDDDIYNHPQRCRGSSRAAAPSGAADRCTPTSASQRASLSSRASLAVGSRRSRQGERTRTRSRSPIQSQAPDSHSHPQRCSRRSRAPAPRAEGGSQLNTRRGALGSSRDSTAAHQRSQSRQREQARARSRSPVGRGPAESRGQLQRHHRSQSRR, from the exons ATGTGCTCGAGGACGTGGGGGGCTCCCATCTTCAGGGAGCCAG CGTGCATGCTGTGCGGCCAGACAGATGCCGACCCGGACATCTGTGGGTCCAAGCAGCTGGACTTTGGGATGTGTGCCCATGCGTTCTGTATG GCATTTTCCAACGGCCTTTTCCAGCAGGCCACAATAGTGGGCAGAACTGCAGAGGTGTCCCCTGAAGACGTCCAACGCGTAGTCCGGGAGGCAGAGCGGAAG cactgcttcatCTGTGGCGAGACGGGGGCCCCCATCACCTGTGCAGAGGCGGGCTGTGAACACAGTTTCCATCTCCCCTGCGCCCGGGAGGGTGACTGTGTCACCCAGTACTTTGGAGAGTACAG TTCATTCTGCCAGAAGCACAGCCCTAAGCAGGCTGCGGAGGTGGCTCCAGCGCAGGATACCAACTGCATTATCTGCATGGAGCCAGTGGGGGACAAGAAGTCCTACCACACCCTGGTGTGCCCAGCCTGCAAACACGCCTGGTTCCACCGGGcctgcatccag GGACAGGCCATCCGTGCAGGCGTTAACTGCTTTCAGTGCCCCCTCTGCCGAGATGCGGATGCCTTTCTATCCGACATGCTCGTCATGGGCATCCGAATCCCTCTCAG CGGACCAATGTGGGAGGACGGCAACGCATACGCATCGCTGGGATTGAGACACGGGCGCTGCGATGCCAGCGAGTGCCTTTCCCCACAGGGCAGGGGgcaggcagaggaagaggg gccctgggagctgctcctgtgcagctcctgtgctgcgGAAGGCACTCACCGGCGCTGCTCCTACCTGAGCAACAACGCAGACGCTTGGGAGTGCAAAGCCTGTGCTGGCATGGGCACCG CCTCCAGTGTCATCTCAGAGGTCACCGGCCCCAGCACCGCCAGCCAACGTggtctgctgccatcccacgGCTCCACAGCACCCGAGAGcggcagctccagcacagccagcccgGCACCATCAGGGCCGGTTCACAGCTCCCAGGTGCCTGAGAGCGGCAGCCTGTCCAGCCAGCTTGGGACAGGCCATGGGGATGATGACATCTACAATCATCCCCAACGTTGCCGTGGGAGCAGCCGAGCTGCGGCTCCATCGGGTGCTGCTGATAGATGCACCCCAACATCTGCCAGTCAAAGGGCATCGCTGTCCTCAAGGGCTTCCCTGGCAGTTGGCAGCCGCAGGTCCAGACAGGGAGAGCGGACTCGGACACGAAGCCGCTCTCCAATACAATCTCAGGCCCCGGATTCCCACAGCCATCCCCAAAGGTGCTCCAGGAGGAGCCGTGCACCAGCTCCAAGGGCTGAGGGTGGCTCCCAGCTCAACACCAGACGGGGAGCACTGGGGTCTTCAAGGGATTCCACCGCGGCTCATCAGAGAAGCCAGTCCAGGCAGCGTGAGCAGGCCCGGGCAAGAAGCCGCTCCCCTGTGGGCCGTGGGCCTGCAGAATCCCGGGGCCAGCTCCAAAGACACCACAGGAGCCAGTCCAGGCGATGA
- the LOC121109992 gene encoding PHD finger protein 7-like isoform X1, whose product MCSRTWGAPIFREPACMLCGQTDADPDICGSKQLDFGMCAHAFCMAFSNGLFQQATIVGRTAEVSPEDVQRVVREAERKHCFICGETGAPITCAEAGCEHSFHLPCAREGDCVTQYFGEYSSFCQKHSPKQAAEVAPAQDTNCIICMEPVGDKKSYHTLVCPACKHAWFHRACIQVGALPSTSGQAAAGNRQHPSLLPLPLIVFLLQGQAIRAGVNCFQCPLCRDADAFLSDMLVMGIRIPLSGPMWEDGNAYASLGLRHGRCDASECLSPQGRGQAEEEGPWELLLCSSCAAEGTHRRCSYLSNNADAWECKACAGMGTASSVISEVTGPSTASQRGLLPSHGSTAPESGSSSTASPAPSGPVHSSQVPESGSLSSQLGTGHGDDDIYNHPQRCRGSSRAAAPSGAADRCTPTSASQRASLSSRASLAVGSRRSRQGERTRTRSRSPIQSQAPDSHSHPQRCSRRSRAPAPRAEGGSQLNTRRGALGSSRDSTAAHQRSQSRQREQARARSRSPVGRGPAESRGQLQRHHRSQSRR is encoded by the exons ATGTGCTCGAGGACGTGGGGGGCTCCCATCTTCAGGGAGCCAG CGTGCATGCTGTGCGGCCAGACAGATGCCGACCCGGACATCTGTGGGTCCAAGCAGCTGGACTTTGGGATGTGTGCCCATGCGTTCTGTATG GCATTTTCCAACGGCCTTTTCCAGCAGGCCACAATAGTGGGCAGAACTGCAGAGGTGTCCCCTGAAGACGTCCAACGCGTAGTCCGGGAGGCAGAGCGGAAG cactgcttcatCTGTGGCGAGACGGGGGCCCCCATCACCTGTGCAGAGGCGGGCTGTGAACACAGTTTCCATCTCCCCTGCGCCCGGGAGGGTGACTGTGTCACCCAGTACTTTGGAGAGTACAG TTCATTCTGCCAGAAGCACAGCCCTAAGCAGGCTGCGGAGGTGGCTCCAGCGCAGGATACCAACTGCATTATCTGCATGGAGCCAGTGGGGGACAAGAAGTCCTACCACACCCTGGTGTGCCCAGCCTGCAAACACGCCTGGTTCCACCGGGcctgcatccaggtaggagccctcccctcaACCAGCGGGCAAGCTGCAGCGGGCAATCGGCAGCACCCGAGCCTGCTCCCGCTCCCACTGATCGTGTTTCTGCTACAGGGACAGGCCATCCGTGCAGGCGTTAACTGCTTTCAGTGCCCCCTCTGCCGAGATGCGGATGCCTTTCTATCCGACATGCTCGTCATGGGCATCCGAATCCCTCTCAG CGGACCAATGTGGGAGGACGGCAACGCATACGCATCGCTGGGATTGAGACACGGGCGCTGCGATGCCAGCGAGTGCCTTTCCCCACAGGGCAGGGGgcaggcagaggaagaggg gccctgggagctgctcctgtgcagctcctgtgctgcgGAAGGCACTCACCGGCGCTGCTCCTACCTGAGCAACAACGCAGACGCTTGGGAGTGCAAAGCCTGTGCTGGCATGGGCACCG CCTCCAGTGTCATCTCAGAGGTCACCGGCCCCAGCACCGCCAGCCAACGTggtctgctgccatcccacgGCTCCACAGCACCCGAGAGcggcagctccagcacagccagcccgGCACCATCAGGGCCGGTTCACAGCTCCCAGGTGCCTGAGAGCGGCAGCCTGTCCAGCCAGCTTGGGACAGGCCATGGGGATGATGACATCTACAATCATCCCCAACGTTGCCGTGGGAGCAGCCGAGCTGCGGCTCCATCGGGTGCTGCTGATAGATGCACCCCAACATCTGCCAGTCAAAGGGCATCGCTGTCCTCAAGGGCTTCCCTGGCAGTTGGCAGCCGCAGGTCCAGACAGGGAGAGCGGACTCGGACACGAAGCCGCTCTCCAATACAATCTCAGGCCCCGGATTCCCACAGCCATCCCCAAAGGTGCTCCAGGAGGAGCCGTGCACCAGCTCCAAGGGCTGAGGGTGGCTCCCAGCTCAACACCAGACGGGGAGCACTGGGGTCTTCAAGGGATTCCACCGCGGCTCATCAGAGAAGCCAGTCCAGGCAGCGTGAGCAGGCCCGGGCAAGAAGCCGCTCCCCTGTGGGCCGTGGGCCTGCAGAATCCCGGGGCCAGCTCCAAAGACACCACAGGAGCCAGTCCAGGCGATGA